DNA sequence from the Coturnix japonica isolate 7356 chromosome 3, Coturnix japonica 2.1, whole genome shotgun sequence genome:
AGAATAAAAGCTGAGCTGAACTCACCCCACATCTCTGACTTTGCTTGTGGGAGCGTTAGATATGAAGTTGAAACATCCCAAAAAGGGGAGTCCTTGTATGTTTCATAAATTGCCTGTAACCACTGTAggggtggctgtgctgtgtgctgacTTTGTGTCTTGCTTTGTAGCTACCAGCTGTGGCAGAGTTCTCCACCAGTGAGACTATGGGGCACTCTGCTGACCGCTTGGCTGCTGCCTTTGCGATCTCCCGTGTGGAGCAAGATGAGTATGCCCTCCGTTCACACACACTCGCCAAGAAAGCCCAGGATGAAGGCTTGCTCCTTGATGTGGTGCCCTTCAAAGTGCCAGGTGAAAGAGCACGTACTGCTAGCATGCGCTAGCTTGGtaaagaaatacttcatttagAGGAGGAGATGAAGTGCTGAGGTTTGATTGTTCACATTCAGTAtaggttttgtgttttaactCTTTGGTGGTTGACATCCCTGAACACAGTAGGGGGGTTGAAACcggatgatcattgtggtccctttcaacccaggccgttcttTGATATGCCCTCTGTTGCTCTGTGGAAACCTACTGACTTAGAACCATACCGACATGTGTTTAAACATACATATCTCAACACAGAAATGCATCCCTACTTATCTAAATTTTGTAGTACCTATTTTGTATCCCTTCTAACATGATGATAAAGCAAGGAAAATCAGAACCAAACATTATATCCCAAGATAATAACAAATAGCTTAATAAAATACTGGTCTGATGAATCAGGGTTTGGTTAGGAAGGCCTGAAACTTGAACATCTGGTTTCACAGCATAGAATTAgagaatggtttaggttggaagggacctcagagtTCATCTACTTCCAGCTCATCCCTATGGCTCATCCTGGTCTGGTGCCCGCTGCCTCTCTCCATTGTTGGgtgaggctgctgtgtgcttcccACACTGATCTATGCAGGTACCTGAGGGCTTTACCCTGTGATGCAGGCAGAGATGGACCCTTTCTACAGCTGATGGGGACAGGAGATGGAGAAGATGGAGGAGCCTGTTCCTATCCAAGTTCCTATACAATGCTTATATATTTCTTACTTAAAATCCATCCACAGGCAAGGATACAGTCACTAAAGACAATGGGATCCGTCCATCTTCCCTGGAGCAGATGAGCAAACTGAAGCCAGCTTTTGTCAAGCCTTATGGAACTGTTACAGCTGCCAACTCATCCTTCCTGGTGAGATGTGTGTGAACCAGCAGGGTAAAGTGGTAGTCAAGAACTAAACCCCGAAAcatcaaatccaaccatcaTCCACGCTAAAGTCCAAATTAGTTCATTAAATTAGGTGGGGTGTATCTGACTCCCAGTTCCTGAGACTTCATAGGATTCATTTAGACTGGGATTCAATAGCAAAACCAGCTCTAGAGATCTTAGAGTCTATGGCAGAGCATGGAAGCTCTGGTTGCATTTGGGTACTCCTCAAGAGGTCTGTCAGGCTCATTCTGTGTGGTGTGTGCTTGCTCTTGGCACAGCAACCTTATGGGTTTGTCTGCCTCTTGTAGACGGACGGTGCCTCAGCGATGCTGCTCATGTctgaagagaaggctttggCACTAGGATACAAACCCAAGGCCTACCTAAGGTAAAAGAAAGGGACTGCTGCTTTTGGGGTCTGAAACcctcttttgcttctttcttctctttctgttactaagagcatttgttttgtgcagGGATTTCGTCTACGTGTCCCAGGATCCGAAGGACCAGCTGCTATTGGGGTAGGTGGCGCTGATGAAGAGCATCTCCTAACAGTTCATGtggaggcacagcagcacaaaggctgTACTGTGCATCCTAGGGAGAAGGAATGTTAGTTGGCTTGGAATAATCATGGGAAGAAACATATATGACTCCTGTTTCTTACTTCTTCATCAGTCCAACGTATGCTACTCCCAAAGTGTTAGAGAAGGCTGGTCTGACCATGGCTGATATCGATGTGTTTGAATTCCACGAAGCTTTTGCTGTAAGTGATGCTGGAACACCAAAGCTGCCTCTAACTAAAATGTTTTGTGGCTATGGGTGATCTCAGAGCATCTCAGGTTTGTTAGCACTGTCTGCAGGCTTTCCTTAAcatcttttcctctccctttcagGGGCAGATACTGGCTAACATGAAAGCTATGGATTCAGACTGGTTTGCACAGAACTACATGGGCAGGAAGTCAAAGGTAAGGACTGAGCCAGGATGTTTCTAACTTCAATTTCTACTCAAGATGGTTGGATTTCATGTTGTTGCTACTGCTTCTGTCATGCTCCATGGGGAgaaaagtcatagaatcatagcatggcttgggctgaaaaggcccacaatgaccatctggttccaaccccctgctatgtgcagggtcaccaaccagcagcccaggctgcccagagccacatccagcctggccttcaatgcctgcagggatggggcatccacagcctccttgggcaacctgttccagtgcgtcaccaccctctgggtgaaaaacttcctcctaagatccaacctaaacctccccggtctcaatttaaaaccattcccccttgtcctatcagtaTCAAATCATGTAAACAtccattctccctcctgtttatgtggtcccttcaagtattggaaggccacaatgaggtctgCTCAGAGCCTTTGCATCATGTTTCTTGAGCTCTGGGTTAGCAAATCCCAATCTGAACAGCTTCTGTGGGAGTGGTGGCATTCACCATGACAGCAGGAGGTGGAAACCTAGACACACTGTAGTGACTGTTGGCAATTAAGGCAGTGGATGAGGTCAGTCCTTTCGGATGCCTTCAAACAGCACAGGGTTCAGTGAAGCAGTAAAACCTTTTGTCATAGTTATATGCTGTCACTTGTGCACGCTAAGAAACACTTTCCAAGCCCACGTGCTGCATTGTTGTAGTGAGGGCAGGCTGTCTCTTTACATGTGTCACTGTGTGTGTTCTTACAGGTCGGAGCCCCTCCCTTGGAGAAGTTCAACACCTGGGGTGGTTCCCTCTCCCTGGGACATCCATTCGGTGCCACTGGCTGTCGCCTGGCCATTACTGCTGCCCACAGGCTGAAGAAGGAGGGAGGGCAGTATGGGCTGATCGCTGCCTGCGCCGCAGGGGGGCAGGTAATGGTGCCGCACTGTCCTTTGCTGTACCCTCAGTACAAGGGTTGTGGTTACATGAGGACAGCTGTCCTGTTAACATCAATGCTTCATTTGacatctccttttctctctccatttctaGGGGCACGCGATGTTGGTAGAGCTCTACCCTCAGTAGTGGCATGAGGGACTGCCAAAGGAAGTATTCACGTATCCTGTGCCTGGCAATGCCATTTCAATGCACTAATGAAAACATACATACGGTCCTTCTTGGGAAGGGCCTTTTGGTGGCCTTTGTATATAGATCTTTTAGCTGTTCTTGCTGGTAATTGTCAGCTAACGAGCTCACTGTAAAGAAATATTCCACTTCTAGGAGAATAAAAGTTAATACGGCTCTTGGTGTCTCCAGTTTCCTTGTAGCCACGCTCATCTCAACTGTAATTCTTCAGTAATTGAGACTTGGTTTGAGGTTTCTTCTTTATTcccagaggaaaagaatgatTCCAAGGTGATGTACAAAGAGGATGGAGATGAGATGCATGAAGTGTTGAATGTCAGCAGGCTGAGCTGAGAATTAACGTGCTGCCCTTCTCAGAAGTGGCTTTAAACTCAAGTGACTGACCTGGTTCGAAGGTGAAGGTTTTACTGCAGTGTTTGAACAGCGTCGGGATGTGCAAATTGCTTCTGAGAAGTGAGTGTCACCGATGTTGGCCTCAATAAACCACACTGTAGATTGCTCTTCCTGTTCTGTTTGCATGAAGAGTTTCTGTGCGTGGGGTGATGGAGGGGGTTGTTTTGTGTTATAAAGGGGGGATGGCTTGGGTTACTCGCCAAGCAATATGGATTGATCCAAAACAATCCTTTGGGTCTCATGTATCGATGAAACCAATCCTGCAAGTCTCCCATGGGCTGAGATAAGAGATGGGAGGTGACTGTTTGTTCCTGGCTGTAAATGTTGTGCAATGCTGCTGGGTGGAACTGAAGACCTGGGGAGGAGCTCTTTGGTTTTGCATTTAAACCTGGTGTGTTTCTTGGCCAAGcgtgcacagcagcagcagagggaaggtATGGTGGCACCACACCAAGGCACCTTATGGGCAGGTGCTGTGTTTTGAGCTGCAATTGGACCTCGCTGAGATTGAAAATCCATTCCTCTGCCCCCTGTTTAGGTAATGGGGCAAGTCCAAGCCATGAAATTCTGTGCAGGTAACTCTTTGGAGTCTGCAGATGGGGGAGAAGATAAATGAAGAGCAGGAGCTGATCTATGCTGGCCGTTCCGTGCCTCCATGCTGATGGTGGTAGGACAGCTCTGCAATCCCTGGTGTTCCCATGCACGTAGGAGTGCGTTCccacagctgtggcagcacacaAGTGCTAGAAGCTCTGCACCCACCTGGTTACATGGggcatttttcttccagcagctgcaaatTGCATAACTCTGTGCAATCCTACTTTGCAATGGGGGGAGCGAGCACTCCAACCATCCCAGCACAAACCCTATGGGGGCTGTTGCAGGCAGTGACAGGTTCCTACAAGCTCggtggggcagggctgcagcctttGGGACGTGACTCATCCCTATGGCTCATCCTGGTCTGGTGCCCGCTGCCTCTCCCCAGTGTTGGGgtgaggctgctgtgtgcttcccACACTGATCTATGTGGGTACCTGAGGGCTTTACCCCGTGATACAGGCAGAGATGGGCCCTTTCTACAGCTGATGGGGACAGGAGATGGAGGAGCCTTTGCAGCGCTCCCTCACCTACTTACAAGTAAGGTTGGTGCCatgctctgtgctcctctggCCCTAGGAAACCCTGTGCTTGGGGCTGGTTGGGGTCTCAACAACCCCTGAGCTGCATGgggaggatggagccaggcaaagaaaaaggagagggagcACGATGTGAGCTCACAGAGCAGCCGTGCCCCTGGCAGCTCTGCGGTGTGCCTGCAGAGGGAGTGCCCGGGCAAAGGTTCTTTTTGCTCTCCTAGTTTTAGTGCTGCGGGTCTGTGCTCcacttggggggggggaggtgtggagtgtggtggggagggggatggaggagggatcCAGGCTGGGCTGAGAGCATTGGAGCACGCTGGTGCTTTTCTTTATCACCAGCTTTGTGGAAAGGGTGGGGAGTTGGGGCTGATATCATTTCCTGGGTGCTCCGGGATCTGCTCCTCCACACCGAGCACCAGGATTTCATCCCAGCTTTGGCCCGGGGGACATGAATCGGG
Encoded proteins:
- the HADHB gene encoding trifunctional enzyme subunit beta, mitochondrial isoform X2 produces the protein MTSMLSHTVRNLPASSAWAIRVFARSLSCSSQLQAPAVQPKSKKTLAKSGVKNIVVVEGVRIPFLQSGTSYADLMPHDLARAALQGLLNRTSVPKDVVDYIVYGTVIQEVKTSNVAREAALGAGFSDKTPAHTVTMACISSNQAMTTGIGMIAAGQCDVIVAGGVELMSDVPIRHSRKMRKTMLTLNRAKTIGQKLALISKIRPDYFAPELPAVAEFSTSETMGHSADRLAAAFAISRVEQDEYALRSHTLAKKAQDEGLLLDVVPFKVPGKDTVTKDNGIRPSSLEQMSKLKPAFVKPYGTVTAANSSFLTDGASAMLLMSEEKALALGYKPKAYLRDFVYVSQDPKDQLLLGPTYATPKVLEKAGLTMADIDVFEFHEAFAGQILANMKAMDSDWFAQNYMGRKSKVGAPPLEKFNTWGGSLSLGHPFGATGCRLAITAAHRLKKEGGQYGLIAACAAGGQGHAMLVELYPQ
- the HADHB gene encoding trifunctional enzyme subunit beta, mitochondrial isoform X1; its protein translation is MRVIGVKVKGRGVKWCQDIKMTSMLSHTVRNLPASSAWAIRVFARSLSCSSQLQAPAVQPKSKKTLAKSGVKNIVVVEGVRIPFLQSGTSYADLMPHDLARAALQGLLNRTSVPKDVVDYIVYGTVIQEVKTSNVAREAALGAGFSDKTPAHTVTMACISSNQAMTTGIGMIAAGQCDVIVAGGVELMSDVPIRHSRKMRKTMLTLNRAKTIGQKLALISKIRPDYFAPELPAVAEFSTSETMGHSADRLAAAFAISRVEQDEYALRSHTLAKKAQDEGLLLDVVPFKVPGKDTVTKDNGIRPSSLEQMSKLKPAFVKPYGTVTAANSSFLTDGASAMLLMSEEKALALGYKPKAYLRDFVYVSQDPKDQLLLGPTYATPKVLEKAGLTMADIDVFEFHEAFAGQILANMKAMDSDWFAQNYMGRKSKVGAPPLEKFNTWGGSLSLGHPFGATGCRLAITAAHRLKKEGGQYGLIAACAAGGQGHAMLVELYPQ